A single region of the Chryseobacterium sp. 6424 genome encodes:
- a CDS encoding efflux RND transporter permease subunit, with protein sequence MIQNLIKLSLRNRYFVLLIAIGLFIWGIFAVRDNPIDAIPDLSENQVIVFTEWMGRSPQIIEDQVTFPLVSNLQGIPKIKNIRASSMFGMSFVYVIFEDNVDIYWARTRVMERLNYAQRLLPQDVTPTLGPDGTGVGHVFWYHLDAPKMDLGDQRALQDWYVKFALQTVPGVAEVASFGGFEKQYQLIVDPVKLQYYNVSLMDVMNKVKANNNDVGGRKFEMADMAYIIRGLGYIKNVADIEEIALGNYNGIPVRVKDIGSVQMGGDLRLGIFDADGEGEVVGGIVVARYGENADKVINDVKEKMKDVEKGLPEGVTFKTSYDRSTLIEGAIDNIKTKLIEEIIVVAIIVILFLFHWRSALSIIIQIPVTIAISFILLNAFGLSSNIMSLTGIALAIGVIVDNGIIMSENAYKNLSDWQNHQQNKNP encoded by the coding sequence ATGATTCAAAATTTAATCAAACTGTCCCTCCGCAACAGGTATTTCGTTTTGCTGATTGCAATCGGCCTTTTTATCTGGGGTATTTTTGCGGTAAGGGACAATCCCATCGATGCCATTCCGGATCTGAGCGAGAACCAGGTCATCGTTTTTACGGAGTGGATGGGCAGAAGTCCCCAGATTATTGAAGATCAGGTGACTTTCCCGCTGGTCAGCAACCTTCAGGGAATTCCGAAAATTAAGAACATCCGCGCCTCTTCCATGTTTGGGATGAGCTTCGTGTATGTGATTTTCGAAGATAATGTGGACATTTATTGGGCCAGAACCCGGGTAATGGAACGCCTCAACTATGCCCAACGCCTACTCCCGCAGGATGTTACCCCTACGCTCGGACCGGATGGCACCGGTGTTGGTCACGTTTTCTGGTACCATTTGGATGCACCCAAAATGGATCTAGGAGACCAGCGCGCTCTTCAGGACTGGTACGTGAAATTTGCCCTGCAGACCGTTCCAGGTGTGGCCGAAGTTGCCTCCTTTGGCGGTTTTGAAAAACAGTACCAGCTCATCGTAGATCCAGTAAAACTGCAATACTATAACGTCTCCCTGATGGATGTGATGAACAAAGTGAAAGCCAACAATAATGATGTGGGCGGACGTAAATTTGAGATGGCCGATATGGCCTATATCATTCGCGGCCTGGGTTATATCAAGAACGTAGCAGATATCGAGGAAATTGCTTTGGGAAATTACAACGGAATTCCTGTGCGGGTGAAAGACATTGGTTCTGTACAGATGGGTGGTGATTTGCGTCTGGGTATTTTTGATGCAGACGGTGAAGGCGAAGTCGTGGGCGGTATCGTAGTGGCACGGTATGGCGAAAATGCGGATAAGGTCATCAACGATGTGAAAGAGAAAATGAAGGACGTTGAAAAAGGACTCCCTGAAGGCGTCACCTTCAAGACATCGTACGACCGCAGTACCCTGATTGAAGGGGCAATAGACAATATTAAAACCAAGCTGATTGAAGAAATTATCGTGGTGGCAATCATTGTTATTCTGTTCCTATTCCACTGGCGAAGTGCATTGAGCATCATCATTCAGATTCCGGTCACCATTGCCATCAGCTTTATTCTGCTCAATGCGTTTGGACTATCCTCCAACATCATGTCACTTACCGGAATTGCACTTGCAATCGGGGTGATTGTAGATAACGGAATTATTATGTCTGAAAATGCGTATAAAAATCTTTCGGATTGGCAGAACCATCAACAAAATAAAAACCCGTAA
- a CDS encoding IPT/TIG domain-containing protein: MKTAILNLIKTVLLIAVFTTVYSCRDNEETAGASKTLKIDMVSASVDENGQPLNPLVNTNIGYANNTYVIRGSGFTGLQHIYFNDYESYFNPNFVTDNTIFVTINENTPYVNGSNKLKLVTATGTAEYDFIIAPPAPIVTGFQSVNAADGSSITIKGNYFVNPTVKVGDASATIVSHTLTQIIATLPNGSQGKKVSVTTLSGTSAYTSQVGTSIYDDMFYGSISNSTWAGDTYNIAYSENPANIKQGEKAIHWNAKAWSAFQIDNSPDIPSTSKGIRFYIKSAAPISNGIKLILNYSWAATPTISSATEYQYIEIPWSEFGLTSAPETMNLTLNHAQGEPNDIYLDDIGYYY, encoded by the coding sequence ATGAAAACAGCAATTTTAAATCTCATAAAAACCGTTCTTTTAATAGCGGTGTTTACCACAGTGTATTCCTGCAGGGATAATGAGGAAACTGCAGGTGCTTCTAAAACATTAAAAATCGATATGGTATCCGCATCTGTTGATGAAAACGGGCAACCTCTTAATCCTCTTGTGAACACCAATATTGGATATGCAAACAATACCTATGTTATCAGAGGAAGTGGGTTTACAGGACTCCAGCATATTTATTTTAATGATTACGAATCATACTTTAATCCCAATTTTGTAACCGACAATACGATCTTCGTTACCATCAACGAAAACACTCCATACGTAAACGGAAGCAATAAATTAAAACTTGTGACCGCAACCGGAACGGCAGAATATGATTTTATCATCGCTCCTCCCGCACCAATCGTGACCGGTTTTCAATCTGTTAATGCAGCTGATGGCAGCAGCATCACGATTAAAGGTAATTATTTTGTCAATCCAACGGTGAAAGTTGGGGACGCCAGTGCAACCATCGTATCGCATACCCTAACGCAGATTATTGCTACTTTACCCAACGGATCACAGGGTAAAAAAGTTTCTGTAACAACACTATCCGGAACTTCTGCCTATACATCTCAGGTTGGAACTTCAATTTACGACGATATGTTTTATGGCAGTATTTCGAACTCAACATGGGCTGGAGACACTTATAATATTGCATACAGCGAAAACCCGGCAAACATCAAACAGGGAGAAAAAGCAATTCATTGGAACGCGAAGGCATGGTCTGCTTTCCAGATTGATAACAGCCCTGATATACCTTCTACGTCTAAAGGGATTAGATTTTACATAAAATCCGCAGCTCCAATCAGTAACGGGATCAAACTCATATTAAACTATAGCTGGGCTGCCACTCCAACGATTAGTTCAGCAACCGAATATCAGTACATTGAAATTCCGTGGTCCGAATTTGGACTTACTTCTGCTCCTGAAACGATGAATTTAACACTTAATCACGCTCAGGGAGAACCAAACGATATCTATTTGGATGATATTGGATATTACTATTAA
- a CDS encoding DUF3347 domain-containing protein, protein MKTVLFSLLAVGTFALTSCKENKEQKSTTETSMKHDMSTMSDSAAMGNMATDKEITVTEAKKSSADLTELYSHYTHLTFALSGDDDKEAVSAAKGILASFPKIDKNGFSDEQKKEFAELEASIREHAEHIADNAGNIDHQREHLDIMSADFYDLLKDFGTPKPVYKVFCPMYNDKKGAFWLSDSREIKNPYYGKKMASCGEVQEEIK, encoded by the coding sequence ATGAAAACAGTACTATTCAGCCTTTTGGCAGTCGGAACATTTGCACTTACTTCCTGCAAAGAAAACAAAGAACAGAAAAGCACCACTGAAACTTCCATGAAGCACGATATGAGCACAATGTCCGATAGTGCAGCGATGGGCAATATGGCAACGGATAAAGAGATAACCGTTACTGAAGCCAAAAAGTCTTCCGCTGATCTTACGGAGCTTTATTCCCATTACACCCACCTTACATTCGCTTTGTCCGGTGATGATGATAAAGAAGCGGTTAGTGCAGCGAAAGGGATCCTGGCCTCTTTTCCTAAAATAGACAAAAATGGGTTTTCCGATGAACAGAAGAAAGAATTTGCAGAACTGGAAGCCAGCATCCGGGAACACGCCGAGCACATTGCAGATAATGCCGGAAACATTGATCATCAGCGCGAACACCTGGACATAATGAGTGCAGATTTTTACGACCTTTTGAAAGATTTCGGAACTCCAAAACCGGTGTATAAAGTATTCTGCCCGATGTATAATGACAAAAAAGGAGCCTTCTGGCTCAGCGATTCACGCGAGATCAAGAACCCTTATTACGGCAAAAAAATGGCTTCATGTGGCGAGGTTCAGGAAGAAATTAAGTAA
- a CDS encoding TolC family protein: MKKFIITGALALLYTNMDAQQMSLPAVMDSIAANHPVVKMYSAEIRSMDAAAKGARSWMPPTVGAGLFMTPYNAKLWQRDGDMLGMGSAAVSVEQMFPNKKKLDANENLMKAMSSVEKEKLYAALNENFQDAKKLYYSSIVLDKKLKLVKENEKMLDFMIRNAEIRYKNGLAKISAYYKAKAALGSSKNMQLMYENDLRVNRIRLNSLMGRDALSPLEIKPDYQLNDYSLETFDQELFYQNRSDLRGIDREINIAKMKQDLEKQNLKPEFGVKFENMFGFGGQPMQFSLMLMAKLPFVSWASGMNKANIESLKLKEEALQAQKEMMVNEYSGMAYGMRNELDLNKNQLKLYEDTIIPALKNNYKSMQLGYEQNTEELFMLYDAWEQLNMTQLEYFEILTKALQTQTEIDRLIERR, from the coding sequence ATGAAAAAATTCATAATAACAGGAGCACTGGCCTTGCTTTACACCAATATGGATGCACAGCAAATGTCGCTGCCGGCAGTAATGGACAGTATTGCAGCCAACCATCCCGTAGTAAAAATGTACAGTGCAGAAATCCGGTCAATGGACGCTGCTGCCAAAGGTGCGAGAAGCTGGATGCCCCCAACCGTGGGAGCCGGTTTGTTTATGACTCCTTATAATGCAAAACTCTGGCAGCGCGACGGCGACATGCTCGGTATGGGTTCCGCAGCAGTTTCGGTGGAGCAGATGTTTCCCAACAAAAAGAAACTCGATGCCAACGAAAATCTGATGAAGGCAATGTCTTCCGTAGAGAAGGAAAAACTCTATGCCGCCCTCAATGAAAACTTTCAGGATGCCAAAAAACTGTATTACAGTTCAATCGTCCTTGATAAAAAGTTGAAGCTCGTAAAGGAAAACGAAAAGATGCTGGACTTTATGATCAGAAATGCAGAGATCAGATATAAAAACGGTCTGGCCAAAATTTCTGCGTATTACAAAGCTAAAGCCGCGCTCGGTAGTTCCAAAAACATGCAGCTGATGTACGAAAATGACCTCCGGGTCAACCGCATCCGCCTCAATTCCCTCATGGGAAGAGACGCGCTTTCACCTTTGGAGATCAAGCCTGATTACCAACTGAATGATTATTCCTTGGAAACCTTTGATCAGGAGCTATTTTATCAAAACAGAAGTGACCTTCGCGGCATCGACCGGGAAATCAATATTGCCAAAATGAAACAGGATCTGGAAAAGCAGAATCTGAAACCGGAATTTGGCGTAAAGTTCGAAAACATGTTTGGTTTTGGCGGCCAGCCCATGCAGTTTTCACTCATGCTGATGGCAAAACTGCCGTTTGTTTCCTGGGCTTCAGGCATGAATAAAGCCAATATTGAAAGCCTCAAACTGAAAGAAGAGGCCTTGCAGGCGCAGAAAGAAATGATGGTGAACGAATACAGCGGAATGGCCTACGGAATGCGCAACGAACTGGACCTGAATAAAAATCAGCTGAAACTCTATGAAGACACCATTATTCCGGCCTTAAAAAACAACTACAAATCCATGCAGTTGGGCTACGAGCAGAATACGGAAGAACTCTTCATGTTGTATGATGCCTGGGAACAGCTGAATATGACCCAGTTGGAATATTTCGAGATCCTGACCAAAGCACTGCAGACACAAACTGAAATTGACCGCTTAATTGAAAGAAGATGA
- a CDS encoding efflux RND transporter permease subunit, with protein MKTNWFKNIFRKKDKEKDSYVKIPEDIRLKIIEKSSLQVSRGVFFSTVIIVVSFLPVFMLTGQEGKLFHPLAYTKTFILIVDAILVLTLAPVLISFFMKGKFKDDNKNPINRGLERVYEPLIRWCMKWKKTTLGINILALLISIPMIMNLGREFMPPLDEGSLLFMPVTLPDISNSEAKRLLQVQDKIIKGVPEVDHVLGKAGRANTATDNSPISMIETIILLKPQSEWRDGLTKDDLINELNAKLQIPGVTNGWTMPISNRINMLSTGIRTDVGVKVYGQNLDSIAVLSEKIKKELTGIEGIKDMYVEPITGGKYVDIEVKREEIRRYGLSVDDVNAVVESALGGMKLTTTVEGRQRFSVNARYGQDFRNNLESLRRLPMQTMEFGSIPLSAVADIRLTEGPPMINSENAMLRGTVLFNVRDRDLGSTVKEAQAKLNNMVNKMPKGYFVEWSGQYENLIRGEQTLKMIMPLVLIVIFLSMYFAFNSYREAFFNLISIPFALIGGVFMISLWGVNLSVAVAVGFIALFGLAVETGIVMVIYLNDAMIQLTTKNGNSRETITNEELREYVINGAAKRLRPKIMTVCVTLFGLVPILWSHGVGSDMMKPIVLPMVGGVFTSAIHILLVTPLIFYMQKEWELNKLGKIDVLDASH; from the coding sequence ATGAAGACCAACTGGTTTAAAAATATATTCAGAAAAAAGGATAAGGAGAAAGACAGTTACGTTAAAATTCCCGAAGACATTCGGTTGAAGATTATCGAAAAATCATCCTTACAGGTATCCAGAGGCGTATTTTTTTCTACGGTAATCATCGTGGTTTCTTTTCTCCCGGTATTTATGTTGACCGGTCAGGAAGGTAAACTTTTTCATCCGCTGGCGTACACTAAAACATTCATCCTGATTGTTGATGCAATCCTGGTGCTTACCCTTGCACCGGTGCTGATCTCCTTTTTTATGAAAGGAAAATTTAAGGACGATAATAAAAACCCAATAAACAGGGGCTTGGAAAGGGTGTACGAACCGCTTATCAGATGGTGCATGAAATGGAAAAAAACGACGCTTGGCATTAATATTTTGGCCCTGCTCATCAGTATTCCAATGATTATGAACCTCGGGCGTGAATTTATGCCGCCTTTGGATGAAGGATCCCTGCTCTTTATGCCGGTAACCCTTCCCGATATTTCGAACTCTGAGGCCAAAAGATTACTGCAGGTGCAGGATAAAATCATTAAAGGAGTTCCGGAAGTGGATCATGTCCTTGGAAAAGCTGGAAGAGCCAACACGGCGACGGATAATTCACCCATCTCCATGATAGAAACCATTATTCTGTTGAAACCGCAGAGCGAATGGCGCGACGGCCTTACAAAAGACGATCTTATTAATGAATTGAATGCTAAACTGCAGATTCCCGGCGTAACCAATGGCTGGACCATGCCGATTTCCAACCGGATCAATATGCTTTCAACAGGGATTAGAACGGATGTGGGCGTAAAAGTGTACGGACAGAACCTGGACAGTATCGCGGTCCTTTCCGAAAAAATAAAAAAGGAACTCACCGGTATTGAGGGAATAAAAGACATGTACGTAGAACCCATTACCGGCGGAAAATATGTGGATATTGAAGTGAAACGCGAAGAAATAAGAAGATACGGCCTAAGTGTGGATGATGTAAATGCCGTCGTGGAAAGTGCGCTCGGCGGAATGAAACTCACCACCACCGTGGAAGGCCGACAGCGCTTTTCGGTAAATGCCAGATACGGCCAGGATTTCAGAAATAATTTGGAATCTCTGAGAAGATTGCCCATGCAGACGATGGAATTTGGTTCCATTCCGCTAAGTGCAGTGGCTGACATTCGTCTTACAGAAGGACCACCAATGATCAATTCTGAAAATGCAATGTTGCGTGGAACTGTTCTATTCAACGTACGCGACCGGGATTTAGGCAGTACCGTAAAAGAAGCCCAGGCAAAACTCAATAACATGGTGAACAAAATGCCAAAAGGTTATTTCGTGGAATGGAGCGGTCAGTACGAAAACCTGATTCGCGGAGAGCAGACTTTAAAAATGATTATGCCCCTCGTATTAATCGTGATCTTTCTTTCCATGTACTTTGCATTCAATTCTTACCGCGAAGCTTTCTTTAATCTCATCAGTATTCCTTTCGCCTTAATCGGCGGCGTATTCATGATTTCGCTTTGGGGTGTTAATCTCTCTGTAGCAGTAGCAGTCGGCTTTATTGCCCTGTTCGGACTTGCGGTAGAAACCGGAATCGTGATGGTCATTTACCTGAACGATGCCATGATTCAGCTTACCACGAAGAATGGCAACTCACGGGAGACCATTACCAATGAAGAACTTCGGGAGTACGTCATCAATGGAGCAGCGAAAAGATTAAGACCTAAAATTATGACCGTGTGTGTTACCCTTTTCGGACTCGTTCCCATCCTGTGGAGTCACGGCGTTGGAAGTGATATGATGAAACCAATCGTATTGCCGATGGTGGGTGGCGTATTTACTTCGGCCATTCACATCCTTTTGGTAACACCCCTTATCTTTTATATGCAAAAGGAGTGGGAATTGAACAAGTTGGGTAAAATTGACGTCCTGGACGCTTCCCATTAA
- a CDS encoding SusC/RagA family TonB-linked outer membrane protein, with protein sequence MNTNWPIPACNKAALFFALTVLPYGIMNAQQTPRDTLRENKIEEVVLIGYGTQKKGDVNSAVSSIKSQDLQNVKQVSVDQMIQGKLSGVTVTNSSGQPGSAVSIKVRGATSINGTNEPLYIIDGVPLSGDATGKSTSGRPVAGNDFSSTGGSGSVAVSPISFLNPNDIESIDVLKDASATAIYGSRGANGVILITTKSGKKGVGKISYEGFTSVATIYKYLDVLKLPDYARLQNAMAAVFNMQIRPEFAHPELLGNGTDWQKTIYRTALSQSHQVAFSGGKDDTNYYTSVSFLDQEGTIINTGLKRYTFRANLNTKIKPWLRVGTNLTGGISNENYTINQSYNGLISNTLLQAPDLPVYNADGSYSSPPAGQNVNYFNPVAEALDKVNKLIRKNVLGNLYAEADVFKGLKYRIEISANTEFAENTEFWPQYNRGSQSNDTADLWLRNNDWYSTNLKNLLTYNFALGNHKFTALLGQEALDTHWKGTTGEGHGFVSNDIYSLSLAEDTNVTSYRGSQSLSSYFARLIYDFNSRYGLTASVRRDQSSKFDPVAKNGKNQVGYFPAISASWKVTNEPFMSWLPADVISNLKFRAGYGETGNQQIPNNLYASLLTIYNTPAFLNNPDLTWETMKQTNIGVDLTLIKRLNMSIDWYNKESSDFLFRLPLPDYLTGGNSYYGGIESPYSNIGAMSNKGIDFSLNYDTRGDGLTWSTSLVLSHYKNKLLSLVNGMSNIDEKVNINGYQPMVATNTLIGNPIGTFWGFRSQGLYRTDSDLSGAPTIYGKTSELGDLRYEDINGDGNINDLDKTIIGNPHPELTFGFTNNFKYKSFDLSFFIQGSLGNDILNLTRRNGTQNAMMYQNQLTEAMDFWSPSNPNATQPRLINSTSHPNIMISDRYVEKGDYVRLQNVTLGYTVSPDFSSQLQISKLRMYVTAQNLLTVTDYTGYDPEIGAFNQNVLLTGVDNGRYPTPRTFIFGINLDF encoded by the coding sequence ATGAACACCAATTGGCCGATTCCAGCATGTAACAAAGCAGCGCTATTTTTTGCGCTCACTGTTTTACCGTATGGAATTATGAATGCGCAGCAGACACCACGCGACACTTTGAGAGAAAACAAAATCGAAGAAGTTGTTCTTATTGGTTATGGAACCCAAAAAAAGGGTGATGTAAATTCTGCGGTCTCTTCCATCAAGTCGCAAGACCTGCAAAATGTTAAACAGGTTTCTGTTGACCAGATGATCCAAGGGAAGTTATCGGGAGTTACCGTTACAAACTCGAGCGGGCAGCCAGGCTCTGCCGTATCTATCAAAGTTCGTGGGGCTACATCCATTAACGGAACCAACGAACCGCTGTATATCATTGACGGTGTTCCCCTGTCTGGAGATGCAACGGGGAAATCCACTTCGGGAAGACCGGTCGCAGGTAATGATTTTTCATCAACAGGAGGTTCGGGAAGCGTTGCAGTATCTCCAATATCCTTCTTAAACCCGAATGATATTGAATCTATTGACGTTTTGAAAGACGCCTCCGCCACAGCGATCTATGGCTCCAGAGGCGCAAATGGAGTTATTTTGATCACTACAAAGTCCGGTAAAAAGGGGGTGGGCAAAATCAGCTACGAGGGTTTTACGTCTGTTGCTACTATTTATAAATATTTGGACGTGCTTAAACTTCCGGATTACGCTAGGTTACAGAACGCAATGGCAGCCGTATTCAATATGCAGATACGTCCCGAATTTGCGCATCCGGAATTATTAGGAAACGGTACCGACTGGCAGAAGACCATTTACAGAACAGCATTATCGCAAAGCCACCAGGTTGCGTTTTCAGGGGGTAAAGACGACACCAATTATTATACTTCCGTAAGTTTTCTTGACCAGGAAGGAACAATCATCAATACAGGTCTTAAAAGATATACCTTCCGCGCGAATCTAAATACCAAAATCAAACCTTGGTTAAGGGTAGGAACAAATCTTACCGGTGGTATTTCCAACGAAAATTACACCATCAATCAAAGCTATAACGGCCTTATCAGCAATACCCTTCTACAGGCTCCAGACCTTCCCGTTTATAATGCAGATGGCTCTTACTCATCTCCGCCAGCAGGACAAAATGTAAACTATTTTAACCCGGTTGCAGAAGCTCTGGACAAAGTGAACAAATTAATCCGTAAAAATGTTTTAGGAAACCTTTATGCAGAAGCAGATGTATTTAAAGGCCTTAAATATAGAATTGAGATTTCTGCAAATACAGAATTTGCAGAAAATACAGAATTCTGGCCACAATACAACAGAGGTTCACAATCTAATGATACCGCCGACCTATGGTTAAGAAACAATGATTGGTATTCCACCAACCTCAAAAACCTGCTTACCTATAATTTTGCATTGGGCAACCACAAATTCACTGCTTTATTAGGGCAGGAAGCATTAGACACCCACTGGAAAGGAACTACGGGCGAAGGACACGGATTTGTTTCCAACGATATTTATAGTTTGAGCCTTGCTGAAGACACCAATGTTACCAGCTACAGGGGCAGCCAGAGCTTAAGCTCCTATTTTGCACGGCTTATCTATGATTTCAATAGCAGGTACGGACTTACTGCTTCTGTAAGAAGAGATCAATCGTCAAAATTTGATCCGGTGGCGAAAAATGGTAAAAATCAGGTGGGTTATTTCCCTGCAATTTCCGCATCGTGGAAGGTTACGAATGAGCCATTCATGAGCTGGTTGCCTGCGGACGTTATCAGCAACCTTAAATTCCGTGCAGGATACGGAGAAACCGGGAACCAACAAATTCCAAACAATCTCTATGCCTCGCTGCTAACCATTTACAATACACCGGCGTTTTTAAATAATCCAGACTTAACATGGGAAACCATGAAGCAAACGAATATCGGTGTAGACCTTACCCTTATTAAAAGGCTGAATATGTCTATCGACTGGTATAACAAAGAATCTTCGGATTTCCTTTTCAGATTACCTTTACCGGATTATTTAACTGGTGGCAACTCATACTATGGAGGTATAGAATCTCCGTACTCCAATATTGGAGCCATGTCCAACAAAGGAATTGACTTTTCACTTAATTATGATACCCGGGGTGACGGGCTTACCTGGTCAACAAGTCTGGTTCTTTCACATTACAAAAACAAGCTGCTCAGCTTAGTTAACGGTATGTCGAATATTGACGAGAAAGTGAACATCAACGGTTATCAGCCCATGGTTGCAACCAACACTTTAATCGGAAATCCAATTGGCACTTTCTGGGGCTTTAGAAGTCAAGGACTTTACAGAACAGACTCAGATTTAAGCGGCGCTCCAACAATTTACGGCAAAACGTCTGAATTGGGCGACTTGAGGTATGAAGATATCAATGGTGATGGAAACATTAATGACCTTGATAAAACGATAATAGGAAATCCTCACCCTGAACTTACTTTTGGCTTTACCAATAATTTTAAATACAAAAGTTTTGACCTGTCGTTCTTTATTCAGGGCTCTCTCGGAAACGACATTCTTAACCTAACTCGCAGAAACGGTACCCAAAATGCAATGATGTACCAAAATCAGCTGACAGAGGCTATGGATTTCTGGAGTCCATCAAACCCCAACGCTACACAGCCGAGGTTAATTAACAGTACTTCTCATCCCAACATTATGATTTCCGACCGTTACGTAGAAAAAGGCGATTACGTAAGGCTGCAGAATGTAACGCTAGGATATACTGTTTCACCCGACTTTTCTTCGCAGCTTCAAATCTCAAAGCTAAGGATGTATGTCACCGCACAAAATCTTTTGACCGTTACCGATTACACAGGATATGATCCTGAGATTGGCGCATTTAACCAAAATGTACTTTTGACAGGCGTTGACAACGGAAGATATCCGACTCCAAGAACTTTTATCTTCGGAATTAATTTAGACTTTTAA
- a CDS encoding RagB/SusD family nutrient uptake outer membrane protein, with protein MKTIFRNNIIKYSLGILLAGTFNSCRDEFTNRPSEDSISAESYYKTNDQVRSSTDALYYKTWFQFNNKFFYALTEVGSGNMYTNSSDVNAMRTFSITPADPEMYAGWQSLWANVAQANYLINNLQTRVDPSVSQTVINNALGEAHFMRATAYFYLVRIWGNVPIIEDNLKHVADSQINTNPVTDVYELIRRDYIKAVELLDSKIRTSAYAANAKVSKGSAKAMLAKVYLYNKDYVKARQLAEEVINSGEFKLLGGTSVYSVSGKIFGDLFKYPNNNNEESIFALQWKSDAQYGSANNTNTQFGISNGTISTSNASYGGVFGPSQDILQLYGTNDVRRNATIMFPGNTYPDMKVKNGSTFQMGLTVPSADQIGGQGSGAAIKKYCIGIVNGNETGPVDGWGMMNNNTYIMRYAELLLIHAEAVMAGGASTSDPAALTSLNAVRNRAGLSPLTTVTFNELFAERRKELAFEGDYWFDLGRLPRTQAISIISAQNRGNMWGAEYYTPSENDFTLPYPANDVAKNPKLLEAPVPYQFN; from the coding sequence ATGAAAACAATATTCAGAAATAATATCATCAAATATTCATTAGGCATTTTATTGGCGGGAACATTTAATTCATGTAGGGACGAATTTACGAACCGCCCTTCCGAGGATTCCATCAGCGCTGAAAGCTACTATAAAACCAACGACCAGGTAAGATCATCTACAGATGCCCTTTATTACAAGACATGGTTTCAGTTCAATAATAAGTTTTTTTACGCACTTACTGAGGTAGGATCAGGAAATATGTACACGAATTCTTCGGACGTGAATGCCATGCGTACATTCTCCATCACTCCTGCAGATCCCGAAATGTATGCAGGTTGGCAATCTCTTTGGGCAAATGTCGCACAGGCTAATTATCTCATTAACAATTTGCAGACCCGTGTAGATCCGTCCGTGAGCCAAACCGTTATAAACAATGCTTTAGGAGAAGCTCATTTTATGAGAGCGACCGCCTATTTTTACCTTGTCAGAATCTGGGGCAATGTACCTATCATCGAAGACAATTTGAAACACGTAGCCGACTCACAAATCAACACCAATCCGGTAACGGATGTATACGAGTTAATCAGGAGAGATTACATCAAGGCAGTCGAATTACTGGACAGCAAAATAAGAACTTCTGCGTATGCTGCAAATGCAAAGGTATCCAAAGGTTCTGCAAAAGCAATGCTCGCCAAAGTTTATCTGTATAATAAAGATTACGTGAAAGCCAGACAGCTTGCGGAAGAAGTTATTAACAGTGGAGAGTTTAAGCTTTTAGGTGGGACTTCCGTTTATTCGGTTTCCGGAAAAATATTTGGGGATTTGTTTAAATATCCAAACAACAACAACGAGGAATCTATTTTTGCACTGCAATGGAAAAGCGATGCTCAATACGGTTCTGCCAATAACACCAACACTCAGTTTGGGATCAGCAACGGAACCATTTCAACCTCCAACGCATCCTACGGTGGCGTTTTCGGACCGTCGCAAGACATCCTACAACTTTACGGGACAAATGACGTGCGAAGAAATGCAACGATCATGTTCCCTGGAAATACTTACCCCGACATGAAAGTTAAAAATGGCAGCACTTTTCAGATGGGCCTTACAGTTCCGTCTGCAGATCAAATTGGCGGCCAAGGTTCAGGCGCAGCGATTAAAAAATACTGCATCGGCATTGTTAACGGAAACGAAACAGGACCTGTTGACGGCTGGGGAATGATGAATAACAATACTTACATCATGAGGTACGCGGAGCTGTTACTGATCCATGCTGAAGCTGTTATGGCAGGAGGAGCTTCCACAAGCGATCCTGCAGCGCTTACATCCCTCAATGCAGTAAGAAACAGAGCAGGGCTTTCGCCTTTAACCACCGTGACTTTCAATGAACTTTTTGCGGAGCGCAGAAAAGAACTGGCCTTCGAAGGAGATTATTGGTTCGACCTAGGAAGACTTCCGCGTACGCAGGCAATTTCCATCATCAGCGCGCAAAACCGTGGAAACATGTGGGGAGCGGAATATTACACTCCTTCGGAAAACGATTTCACCCTTCCGTATCCAGCCAATGATGTTGCGAAAAATCCAAAACTTTTGGAAGCACCGGTTCCTTATCAGTTTAATTAA